From Paracoccus suum, the proteins below share one genomic window:
- the pgl gene encoding 6-phosphogluconolactonase: MSLGGEMRQIDYPDRAEQAEGLAASVADTLRAGIAAEGRASLALPGGTTPGLFLEALARQELDWAQVTVFPADERWVPADHPRSNAALIRRHLLRDEAVMAKLIDLYDGEPTPQAAAPGLSAHLAPHLPLTALVVGMGDDLHTASLFPGAPGIVQALSPDAPPLMAMEGPAPEREPRVSLTLPVLQAAGGAHLLIVGDSKRAALARALSMPEGTDPAEAPILGLLEHLTIHWAP; the protein is encoded by the coding sequence ATGTCCTTGGGAGGTGAGATGCGCCAGATCGATTATCCGGACCGTGCGGAACAGGCCGAGGGTCTGGCGGCGAGCGTTGCCGACACTCTGCGCGCCGGCATCGCGGCGGAGGGCCGGGCCAGCCTCGCCCTGCCGGGCGGCACAACGCCGGGCCTCTTTCTGGAGGCGCTGGCACGCCAGGAGCTGGATTGGGCGCAGGTCACCGTCTTTCCGGCTGACGAGCGATGGGTACCGGCCGATCATCCGCGCAGCAACGCGGCGCTGATCCGCCGCCACCTGCTGCGCGACGAGGCGGTCATGGCAAAGCTGATCGACCTCTACGATGGCGAGCCGACGCCGCAGGCGGCGGCGCCCGGCCTGAGCGCGCATCTCGCCCCGCACCTGCCGCTGACCGCGCTGGTGGTCGGCATGGGGGACGATCTGCACACCGCCAGCCTCTTTCCCGGTGCGCCGGGGATCGTGCAGGCATTGTCGCCCGATGCCCCGCCGCTGATGGCGATGGAGGGCCCGGCGCCAGAGCGCGAGCCGCGCGTGTCCCTGACCCTGCCGGTGCTGCAGGCGGCGGGCGGGGCGCATCTGCTGATCGTCGGCGATTCCAAGCGCGCCGCCCTCGCCCGGGCATTGTCGATGCCCGAGGGCACCGACCCGGCCGAGGCGCCGATCCTGGGGCTGCTCGAACACCTGACAATCCACTGGGCCCCGTAA
- the pgi gene encoding glucose-6-phosphate isomerase, with product MTGVDHIWSDLKARRATQGALRIEDLFAADPSRAEAFSTTADGTLLDWSKTAIDAPARDLLLALAEAAGVPARREQMFTGAPINETEGRAVLHTALRAPEGAAPVMVDGHDVLPDVRRTLARMRKFANAVRGSDFTVTGGPVRDVVNIGIGGSDLGPAMAARALSPYADGPRVHFVSNVDGADIADTLARLDPATTLVVVSSKTFTTIETMTNAATARAWLAAAVPDPAAHFAAVSTAEDKTADFGIPPDRVFGFADWVGGRYSMWGPIGLSLMLAIGPDDFDQLLAGGAAMDTHFRTAPLAQNMPVILALVGLWHHQVCGYPTRAVLPYDQRLGRLPAYLQQLEMESNGKSVAMDGTPLALPSGPVVWGEPGTNGQHAFYQLIHQGTQIVPAEFILPARGHEAALDHHHLLLAANCLAQSEALMRGRSLDEARALMAARGLTGAELERQARHRVFPGNRPSTTMLIERLTPFALGQIVALYEHRVFVEGVILGINSFDQWGVELGKQLALQVAPLLEGQPAPGHDPSTVRLAAWVRDA from the coding sequence ATGACGGGCGTCGATCACATCTGGTCCGACCTCAAGGCCCGCCGGGCGACCCAGGGCGCCCTGCGCATCGAGGATCTGTTCGCGGCGGACCCGAGCCGGGCCGAGGCATTCTCGACTACAGCCGACGGCACGCTGCTGGATTGGTCAAAGACCGCGATCGACGCCCCGGCGCGCGATCTGCTGTTGGCGCTGGCGGAGGCCGCGGGCGTGCCCGCCCGGCGCGAGCAGATGTTCACCGGCGCCCCGATCAACGAGACCGAGGGCCGCGCGGTCCTGCACACCGCGCTGCGCGCGCCCGAGGGTGCGGCCCCGGTCATGGTAGACGGACATGACGTGTTGCCGGACGTGCGCCGGACGCTCGCACGGATGCGGAAATTCGCGAATGCCGTGCGCGGCAGCGATTTCACGGTAACCGGCGGTCCGGTGCGCGACGTGGTCAACATCGGCATCGGCGGCAGCGACCTGGGCCCGGCGATGGCGGCGCGCGCGCTCTCGCCCTATGCGGATGGCCCGCGAGTCCATTTCGTCAGCAACGTCGATGGCGCGGATATTGCCGACACGCTGGCAAGGCTTGACCCCGCGACGACTCTGGTCGTCGTATCCTCGAAGACTTTCACCACCATCGAGACGATGACCAATGCCGCGACCGCCCGCGCTTGGCTAGCGGCCGCGGTGCCGGACCCCGCGGCCCATTTCGCCGCCGTCTCGACCGCCGAGGACAAGACCGCCGATTTCGGCATTCCGCCGGACCGGGTGTTCGGCTTCGCCGACTGGGTCGGGGGGCGCTATTCGATGTGGGGACCCATTGGCCTCTCGCTGATGCTGGCGATTGGCCCGGATGATTTCGACCAGCTCCTCGCCGGTGGCGCGGCGATGGATACGCATTTCCGCACCGCACCGTTGGCGCAGAACATGCCGGTGATCCTCGCCCTCGTCGGGCTGTGGCACCACCAGGTCTGCGGTTATCCCACCCGCGCAGTGCTGCCTTACGACCAACGCCTCGGCCGTCTGCCGGCCTATCTGCAGCAGCTGGAGATGGAGAGTAACGGCAAGAGCGTCGCGATGGACGGAACCCCGCTGGCGCTGCCATCGGGGCCCGTGGTCTGGGGCGAGCCGGGGACGAACGGGCAGCACGCCTTTTACCAGCTGATCCACCAGGGCACCCAGATCGTCCCGGCCGAGTTCATCCTGCCAGCTCGTGGCCACGAGGCCGCGTTGGACCACCATCACCTGCTGCTGGCCGCCAATTGCCTCGCCCAGTCCGAGGCGCTGATGCGCGGCCGCAGCCTCGACGAGGCGCGGGCCCTGATGGCTGCCAGGGGCCTGACTGGTGCCGAGCTTGAGCGTCAGGCCCGACACCGGGTGTTCCCGGGCAACCGCCCCTCGACCACGATGCTGATAGAGCGGCTGACGCCGTTCGCCCTTGGGCAGATCGTCGCGCTTTACGAGCATCGGGTGTTCGTCGAGGGCGTGATCCTGGGGATCAACAGCTTTGACCAGTGGGGGGTCGAACTGGGCAAGCAACTGGCGCTGCAGGTCGCCCCGCTTCTTGAGGGGCAGCCCGCGCCGGGACACGACCCCTCGACGGTGCGGCTGGCCGCCTGGGTCCGGGACGCCTAG
- a CDS encoding MFS transporter, with the protein MTPEARRTWRNVAVLVLAQSVLGAQMTIQFIAGGLVGQQLAWTPCLATLPLSMMILGSTLSARPLAGFMARHGRRAGFTLASAVAGTGAVLATLGVRYANFGLFMAGTTLCGCYMAAQGFFRFAATDTAPPELEPKAISLVLAGGLVSALTGPAIVAATGSLMATPFLATYATVIGLNLAGPLIFSFLDIPRRPPPPPRPAGAPSATPLIRQPQIVVAIICGMVSYALMNLVMTSTPLAMVGCGFSPDIVAGVVSSHVLAMYVPSFFTGHLIARFGAPRIVAMGLVILAAAGAVALSGITLGNFFGTLVLLGLGWNFGYIGATAMLTRAQGREGRERIQGINDSFVFGGVFFASLGSGGLLNCTGGGTVAGWNAVNLAMVPFLLLAGAALVWLMQRRRQAA; encoded by the coding sequence ATGACGCCTGAGGCGCGCCGCACCTGGCGCAACGTCGCGGTCCTGGTACTCGCCCAATCCGTCCTCGGCGCGCAGATGACCATCCAGTTCATCGCCGGCGGCCTCGTCGGCCAGCAACTGGCCTGGACGCCGTGCCTTGCGACACTGCCGCTGTCGATGATGATCCTCGGCTCGACCCTTTCGGCGCGGCCGCTCGCCGGTTTCATGGCGCGCCACGGCCGCCGGGCCGGCTTTACCCTTGCCAGCGCCGTCGCCGGCACCGGCGCGGTGCTCGCGACGTTGGGAGTGCGCTATGCCAATTTCGGGCTGTTCATGGCCGGCACGACCCTCTGCGGTTGCTATATGGCGGCGCAGGGGTTTTTCCGCTTTGCCGCCACTGACACCGCCCCGCCTGAGCTCGAGCCAAAGGCGATCAGTCTTGTGCTGGCCGGCGGCCTTGTCTCGGCGCTGACCGGGCCCGCCATCGTCGCCGCGACCGGCTCGCTGATGGCGACGCCGTTTCTGGCGACCTATGCGACGGTGATCGGCCTGAACCTGGCCGGCCCGCTGATCTTTTCCTTCCTCGACATTCCGCGCCGGCCGCCGCCGCCCCCGCGCCCCGCGGGTGCACCCTCGGCCACACCGCTGATCCGCCAGCCGCAGATCGTGGTCGCAATCATCTGCGGCATGGTCAGCTATGCGCTGATGAACCTGGTCATGACCTCGACCCCTCTGGCGATGGTCGGTTGCGGATTTTCCCCGGACATCGTGGCGGGCGTCGTCTCATCGCATGTGCTGGCGATGTATGTGCCAAGCTTCTTCACTGGCCACCTGATCGCGCGCTTTGGCGCGCCGCGGATCGTGGCGATGGGCCTTGTCATCCTCGCCGCGGCCGGCGCGGTGGCGCTGTCGGGAATCACCCTTGGCAACTTCTTCGGAACGCTGGTCCTGCTGGGGCTTGGCTGGAACTTTGGCTATATCGGCGCGACCGCCATGCTGACCCGTGCCCAAGGGCGCGAGGGACGCGAGCGCATCCAGGGCATCAACGATTCCTTCGTGTTTGGCGGGGTGTTCTTCGCGTCGCTCGGCTCGGGCGGGCTGCTGAACTGCACCGGGGGCGGCACCGTCGCCGGCTGGAACGCGGTCAATCTGGCGATGGTCCCGTTCCTGCTGCTCGCCGGCGCGGCACTGGTCTGGCTGATGCAGCGCCGCAGGCAGGCGGCCTAG
- the eda gene encoding bifunctional 4-hydroxy-2-oxoglutarate aldolase/2-dehydro-3-deoxy-phosphogluconate aldolase, which produces MTPTDQSRATRALAALAPVIPVLVIDDAARAVDLASALVAGGLPVLEVTLRTPAALAAIRAMADVPGAEVGAGTVLTRDDAARALDAGARFAVSPGLTEALARGCTELGLPLLPGAATASEVMAALDLGYDMLKFFPAEPAGGPAALAGLGGPLPAARFCPTGGITLANAPRYLALANVACVGGSWIAPVADQAAGNWAEIEARARAAAALVAQS; this is translated from the coding sequence ATGACGCCGACCGATCAGTCCCGCGCGACCCGCGCCCTTGCCGCCCTCGCCCCTGTCATTCCGGTCCTGGTCATCGACGATGCCGCGCGCGCGGTCGATCTGGCCTCGGCCCTGGTTGCCGGGGGCTTGCCGGTGCTGGAGGTGACTCTGCGCACGCCGGCCGCGCTGGCGGCAATCCGGGCGATGGCCGATGTGCCGGGGGCGGAGGTCGGGGCGGGCACCGTGCTGACGCGCGATGATGCGGCCCGTGCGCTCGATGCCGGGGCGCGCTTTGCCGTCTCGCCGGGCCTCACCGAGGCACTGGCCCGAGGCTGCACCGAGCTTGGGCTGCCCCTGCTGCCCGGCGCCGCAACCGCGTCCGAGGTGATGGCAGCGCTCGATCTGGGCTACGACATGCTCAAGTTCTTTCCGGCCGAGCCTGCCGGCGGGCCGGCCGCCCTCGCCGGGCTTGGCGGCCCGCTGCCGGCGGCGCGTTTCTGCCCGACCGGCGGCATCACTCTCGCCAATGCGCCGCGCTATCTGGCGCTGGCAAACGTCGCCTGCGTCGGCGGCAGCTGGATCGCGCCCGTGGCCGATCAGGCCGCCGGCAACTGGGCCGAAATCGAGGCCCGCGCCCGCGCCGCCGCCGCCCTAGTTGCCCAATCATGA